A region of Flammeovirga agarivorans DNA encodes the following proteins:
- a CDS encoding T9SS type A sorting domain-containing protein, giving the protein MNYILQKLPIKHSYFLLISIIIWLLGSTGAYSQNVVQHLSSYDPSTIVVDELNNVTEWKDISGNDFHATTYFGQAVYPSLMSSYSGVTGVDFGLERSGLTLLSKEEAANVFDFDGAASANTGFSVMVAFQIEEYHNNWSDLIGNTSNNANAGFGIRYGTDGEFQIFLGGQVVNIPGAKARLNHSIVVACNYDAASGELTFWDSQNLLTHQVNVAKANFNFDQLYLGSFTNGNRQVKGMVGEVKIYNKVLADADFKLEYSKMRDVWHKFILPIEVIGAEQLVEHRSFHLSSTEVQEAKKIWLQINNLSYENKVSVKVNDGSWYDLNHSSVDMALQAKARGGMQHGGYNTIHLTIPANGFMEGLNTVYFRFNRSDAISNGFRVVKFNLQDANKENLLPEDFFYDDDPEFWVGPYTDDKSIKEGEELWREGALWSNYLKEDTKGFWYGYELLPHAPIQATCADCHTQDGRDLELFSYSNKSIIERSVFHNLTEDEGRKIASYIRSLKDKSENINRHGRPWNPPYQPGPQLKGKSIEYWAAGAGLEAVLEKDEDMLPYMFPNGVNKNSVQEYFNQDTGEDRTTLPLALQFPDWKHWLPMIHPKDAFTKGTLYEDTYKNREEYKNSQESLLNPEKGIEIIREMIESLPKKGDGKTVDMSALTDNQLAEFREAHEVFRYNFRFFQSQGGGETNHWRSKKGNGLDALDDNVPQEFAATSMARLMAVKNFEIMQEFNLQDQAQDYILSEDNPNQRQWFHGLSKHVFEVPAHITGCLDGDCQTFGTQPEETGQFESTSWYHLQAILAGGEGYQWWNGPVDYNYQPMFILRSSRSSNLFQPLRYYHSLGTLYKTKTWSGDLTPNDGMGFRIRVQGPWYFFGKEGDGGKNNLHGFEPGFWPSLLDEIEPGLAKWVLDAQLREFLKAVRKHDIANWQRWEPGMNGSNVLDPIEKSSVIDVTLSNDEFPEGDEDEIGEPLWADHMYWVIGEAIKFGVDCEIIRELIDWSEEAWPNIDWSFEIQPRLQLKLSNNAEYFRDVRYVEAILSDEGNNPEYVWYVNGQEIEADGNRLLVSDFTSGDIIVCHATSTASCLDLYSAKDTIGVPGDLNIQMSVNQGDWKNINNINACIDDQIDIRVGFDIEPLLWVDASTINGIEDGTRVTQWEDQSENNNDLVAWNTSIAPKYSSSGFNGLPALSFGATESNSLTVFGANETDFLDDNFTIFLVQQIDPIEVWSNTLCNKNSTEDDGMFFRTSDSGKMSIGGGNVNYSSSAYGLPTQSINTITREGQEMSLYTNGFRDVKIDIDENDKLSNSDALYLGQFGSSSNQSRHHKGYIAEVLIFDRKLTTSEQEMIEGYLAHKWNLDYSLSSTNRYKFHDPLDIEITLPTTEKYNMNNSKRSFSYIVDSQEKYGELIISPQFSSSSDIRMQVIDPNTFYETFEQLSYQVNHGEYLKGNDVEVEEGDIITFRSDIDFPNAYYWTSPSGKEYSQNENPSWTSSFNGEEEGIWVLNIEDENCFEASQSISFEVKAIEKIIDEEEEDKEPNPDDDEDKDPEEPTPGDGDDDDKDPDPEDPKDGDVTALDTEENYVKIYPNPSHGKFRVSCNSNSISTIVISNYLGLPLKSIYVDKKSILLDIQTLNPGVYLLKIQCDNNDIIYRKIIKY; this is encoded by the coding sequence ATGAATTATATACTACAAAAATTACCAATCAAGCACTCCTATTTTTTATTGATTTCAATAATCATTTGGCTCTTGGGATCTACAGGTGCTTACTCACAAAACGTCGTTCAACATCTTTCTTCATATGATCCATCAACTATTGTTGTCGATGAACTCAATAATGTTACAGAATGGAAAGATATTTCAGGAAATGATTTCCATGCTACCACATATTTTGGTCAAGCAGTTTACCCTTCACTTATGTCATCTTATTCTGGTGTTACTGGAGTAGATTTTGGGTTGGAACGTTCCGGACTCACACTCTTATCAAAAGAGGAGGCTGCCAACGTATTCGATTTTGATGGAGCAGCAAGTGCCAATACAGGGTTTAGTGTTATGGTCGCTTTTCAGATTGAGGAATACCACAATAATTGGAGTGATCTGATCGGTAATACGTCTAATAATGCTAATGCAGGGTTTGGTATTCGTTATGGTACAGATGGAGAATTTCAAATTTTCCTAGGCGGACAAGTAGTTAATATTCCTGGGGCAAAAGCTCGATTAAATCATTCTATTGTTGTGGCATGTAATTATGATGCAGCGTCAGGAGAATTAACATTTTGGGACTCTCAAAACTTATTAACTCATCAGGTAAATGTAGCGAAAGCCAACTTTAATTTTGATCAACTTTATCTAGGTTCTTTTACTAATGGGAATCGACAAGTGAAAGGCATGGTTGGTGAGGTAAAAATATACAATAAAGTATTAGCGGATGCTGATTTTAAATTGGAATACAGTAAAATGCGAGATGTTTGGCATAAGTTTATCTTACCAATTGAAGTAATAGGTGCTGAGCAATTAGTAGAACACAGGTCTTTTCATCTATCCTCAACGGAGGTTCAAGAAGCAAAAAAGATCTGGTTGCAGATTAATAATTTGAGTTATGAAAATAAGGTATCCGTAAAAGTAAACGATGGTAGTTGGTACGATCTAAACCACTCTTCTGTAGATATGGCATTGCAAGCAAAAGCAAGAGGCGGTATGCAGCATGGAGGTTACAACACGATCCATCTTACAATTCCTGCCAATGGTTTCATGGAAGGCCTTAACACTGTTTACTTTAGATTTAATAGATCGGATGCTATCTCAAATGGGTTTAGAGTAGTGAAGTTTAACCTTCAAGATGCAAACAAAGAAAATCTATTACCAGAAGATTTTTTCTATGATGACGACCCTGAGTTTTGGGTTGGACCATATACAGATGATAAGTCTATAAAAGAAGGTGAAGAACTATGGAGAGAAGGGGCATTATGGTCTAATTATTTAAAAGAGGATACTAAAGGTTTCTGGTATGGATATGAGTTATTGCCTCATGCTCCAATTCAAGCTACTTGTGCTGATTGTCATACTCAAGATGGTAGAGACCTTGAACTTTTCTCTTATTCGAATAAATCGATTATTGAACGTTCGGTATTTCATAACCTTACAGAAGATGAGGGAAGAAAGATCGCTTCATATATCAGATCTCTAAAAGATAAAAGTGAAAATATTAATCGTCATGGTAGACCTTGGAATCCACCTTATCAACCAGGACCTCAGTTAAAAGGGAAATCAATCGAATATTGGGCTGCAGGTGCAGGTTTAGAAGCAGTGTTGGAGAAAGATGAAGATATGCTGCCTTATATGTTCCCAAATGGAGTAAATAAAAACAGTGTTCAAGAATATTTTAATCAGGATACTGGAGAAGATAGAACCACCTTACCGTTAGCACTTCAATTCCCCGATTGGAAACATTGGTTACCTATGATTCACCCAAAAGATGCTTTTACAAAAGGGACTTTGTATGAGGATACTTATAAGAACCGAGAGGAATATAAAAACTCACAAGAAAGTCTTCTTAACCCGGAAAAAGGGATAGAGATTATCCGAGAAATGATAGAATCTCTACCAAAGAAAGGTGATGGAAAAACCGTAGATATGTCTGCATTAACAGATAACCAATTAGCTGAATTTAGAGAGGCTCATGAAGTATTCAGGTATAATTTCAGATTCTTCCAGTCTCAGGGTGGAGGAGAGACCAATCATTGGCGTTCTAAAAAAGGAAATGGACTAGATGCTTTGGACGATAATGTTCCACAGGAGTTTGCCGCGACAAGTATGGCAAGGCTTATGGCCGTTAAAAACTTTGAGATTATGCAAGAATTCAATCTTCAAGATCAGGCACAAGATTATATTTTATCAGAAGATAACCCTAATCAGCGTCAGTGGTTTCATGGATTGTCGAAGCATGTTTTTGAAGTTCCAGCCCATATTACGGGATGCTTGGATGGTGATTGTCAGACTTTCGGTACACAGCCAGAAGAAACTGGGCAATTTGAGTCTACTTCATGGTATCATCTTCAAGCGATTTTAGCAGGTGGAGAAGGTTACCAATGGTGGAATGGACCTGTGGATTACAATTATCAGCCGATGTTTATTCTAAGGAGTTCGAGATCATCTAATTTATTCCAACCGTTAAGGTATTACCATTCTTTGGGGACATTATATAAAACCAAAACTTGGTCGGGAGACCTTACACCGAATGATGGCATGGGCTTTAGAATTAGAGTACAAGGCCCTTGGTATTTCTTTGGAAAAGAAGGCGATGGAGGAAAAAACAATTTACATGGATTTGAACCTGGTTTCTGGCCAAGTTTATTAGATGAGATTGAGCCAGGCTTAGCAAAATGGGTATTGGATGCACAACTACGAGAGTTTCTCAAAGCAGTGAGAAAACATGATATTGCCAATTGGCAACGATGGGAACCAGGTATGAACGGATCGAATGTATTAGACCCCATCGAAAAGTCTTCTGTGATTGATGTAACATTATCTAATGATGAGTTTCCCGAAGGAGATGAAGATGAAATTGGTGAACCCCTATGGGCCGATCATATGTATTGGGTAATAGGAGAAGCTATAAAGTTTGGAGTGGATTGTGAAATTATCCGAGAGTTAATAGACTGGAGTGAAGAAGCTTGGCCTAATATTGATTGGTCTTTCGAAATACAACCAAGATTGCAGTTGAAATTAAGTAATAATGCCGAATATTTTAGAGATGTTAGGTATGTAGAAGCCATATTATCGGACGAAGGGAATAACCCTGAATATGTGTGGTATGTGAATGGGCAAGAAATAGAAGCCGATGGCAATAGATTGTTAGTATCAGATTTCACATCTGGAGATATTATCGTTTGTCATGCTACTTCCACTGCTAGTTGCCTTGATCTTTACAGTGCAAAGGATACGATTGGAGTACCTGGAGATTTAAATATTCAGATGAGTGTAAATCAAGGAGATTGGAAGAATATCAATAATATTAATGCATGTATCGACGATCAAATTGATATTAGAGTTGGATTTGATATTGAGCCCCTTTTATGGGTTGATGCATCAACAATTAATGGAATCGAAGACGGTACAAGAGTCACTCAATGGGAAGATCAATCTGAAAATAATAATGATTTAGTCGCTTGGAATACCTCTATTGCACCTAAGTATTCATCGAGCGGTTTTAATGGATTACCAGCGCTTTCTTTTGGAGCAACAGAAAGCAATAGTTTGACAGTTTTTGGGGCAAATGAAACCGATTTCTTGGATGATAACTTTACCATTTTCTTAGTTCAACAGATAGATCCCATAGAAGTGTGGAGCAATACGCTATGTAATAAAAATTCAACAGAGGATGATGGAATGTTTTTTAGGACTTCAGACTCTGGTAAAATGTCAATTGGTGGTGGTAATGTAAACTACTCAAGTAGTGCTTATGGTTTGCCTACTCAAAGTATCAATACGATTACTAGAGAAGGTCAGGAAATGTCTTTATATACCAATGGCTTTAGAGATGTAAAGATTGACATCGACGAGAATGATAAATTGAGTAATAGTGATGCATTGTATCTAGGTCAATTTGGAAGTTCATCGAATCAATCAAGACATCACAAAGGATATATAGCTGAGGTATTGATTTTCGATCGTAAACTAACGACCTCAGAACAAGAAATGATCGAAGGGTATTTGGCTCATAAATGGAATTTGGACTATTCATTAAGTTCAACCAACAGATATAAATTCCATGATCCTTTAGATATTGAAATTACATTACCGACTACAGAAAAGTATAACATGAATAATTCCAAAAGGAGTTTTAGTTATATCGTTGATTCACAAGAAAAATATGGAGAGCTAATTATATCTCCTCAATTTAGTTCTTCATCAGATATTCGTATGCAAGTGATTGATCCCAATACTTTTTATGAAACCTTTGAACAGTTGTCATATCAAGTGAATCATGGGGAATACTTAAAAGGGAATGATGTTGAAGTAGAAGAAGGAGACATCATCACCTTTAGATCTGATATAGATTTCCCTAACGCTTACTATTGGACCTCACCAAGTGGTAAGGAATATTCACAAAATGAGAATCCTTCTTGGACGTCTTCTTTTAATGGTGAAGAAGAAGGGATTTGGGTGCTAAATATTGAAGATGAGAATTGTTTTGAAGCTTCTCAATCAATATCATTTGAAGTAAAAGCAATAGAAAAGATAATAGATGAGGAAGAGGAGGATAAGGAGCCAAATCCTGATGACGATGAAGACAAAGACCCTGAAGAACCAACACCTGGAGATGGTGATGATGACGATAAAGATCCGGACCCTGAAGATCCAAAAGATGGTGATGTAACCGCTTTAGATACAGAAGAGAATTACGTTAAGATTTATCCGAATCCATCTCATGGAAAGTTCAGAGTATCATGCAATTCCAATAGTATTTCGACTATTGTTATCAGTAATTATTTAGGTTTACCCTTGAAAAGTATTTATGTTGATAAAAAATCAATATTATTGGATATACAAACACTAAATCCAGGGGTTTATTTACTAAAAATTCAGTGTGATAATAACGATATAATTTACAGAAAAATCATTAAGTATTAA
- a CDS encoding sulfatase family protein, producing MKRNLFITLFIYLAGITTVNATSGTGDDTNKGKKGKPNIVIFYTDDLGYGDLSVNGGLTPTPNIDKIFTTGLTFNNYNTHCVCSPSRAGMLTGKHYVKTNSGPKTGGELSTDEKTFPETLQDNGFVTGAFGKWHNGSPTSYGENEKKNSKRYQLGAGVNAHGFDRFVGYYGGGGNYFTRYSNVYGQVSWYHDKTNKPNEKGYTTDLITKYALEFIEKNKEERFLAYIPHEAMHNPLQAKYKDIQRVPEAVKQGTEILSEEEYKKYFKGNKAWMKMSEEQKQIVRSAMLLSLDDAVGEVLEYLKKENLLDNTIVMFTSDNGATPEGNNLPFKGHKHTIYEGGIHVPMAMMWKNGGLNKGNKYEGDFNFLDIYPTLTSMVGAKRDETIAIDGRDLSKSILSNTENAATVQQWVWTGEGAVKEGNWKLIYNPQEIQLYDLSKDLKEENNLASQYPEKVEAMKKLHIDFLRANTINPSYLPTDHLPSATAEAKPDGEVLEFFIEQTAAVKSGKDIMRFAFAEGYDKMKYTIEPGDVVEYDIMVAEDGMNEGFFYSPTSTWKVLFAKSGYDQYGRYQKKGPGVKAGKGKWEHRVIGIGEATPQKLSYNMMSFQSRKPGTYHFYIDNLIARKADGTVITLWSSGKDTIKRYKEKPFMKNRKENIFKTVQVQSVELGSIQ from the coding sequence ATGAAAAGAAACTTATTCATAACATTATTCATTTACCTAGCAGGTATTACCACTGTAAATGCAACATCAGGAACAGGGGATGATACGAATAAAGGAAAGAAAGGTAAACCCAATATTGTCATTTTTTATACAGACGATTTAGGATATGGTGACCTATCAGTAAATGGTGGATTAACACCTACACCTAACATTGATAAAATATTTACAACGGGGCTTACTTTTAATAATTATAATACACACTGTGTATGTTCTCCTTCAAGGGCTGGAATGTTAACAGGTAAGCATTATGTGAAAACTAACTCAGGGCCAAAAACTGGAGGTGAATTATCGACAGATGAAAAGACATTTCCAGAGACCTTACAGGACAATGGATTTGTGACGGGTGCATTTGGTAAATGGCATAATGGTTCTCCCACTTCTTATGGAGAAAATGAAAAGAAGAATAGCAAAAGGTATCAATTAGGTGCAGGTGTAAACGCACATGGCTTTGATCGATTTGTGGGCTACTACGGTGGTGGCGGAAATTATTTTACTCGTTATTCTAATGTTTATGGTCAAGTATCATGGTATCATGACAAAACTAATAAGCCAAATGAAAAAGGGTACACGACAGATTTAATCACAAAGTATGCTCTAGAATTTATTGAGAAAAATAAAGAGGAGAGGTTCCTAGCTTACATTCCACATGAAGCGATGCACAATCCTCTTCAAGCAAAATATAAGGATATTCAGAGAGTTCCTGAGGCGGTAAAACAGGGTACAGAAATATTATCAGAAGAGGAATATAAAAAGTACTTTAAAGGGAATAAGGCATGGATGAAAATGTCTGAAGAACAAAAGCAAATTGTACGCTCAGCGATGCTTTTAAGTTTGGATGATGCCGTAGGAGAAGTATTGGAATACCTAAAGAAAGAAAATCTGTTAGACAATACCATTGTGATGTTCACTTCAGATAATGGTGCCACTCCAGAAGGAAACAACTTACCATTTAAAGGACATAAACATACTATCTATGAAGGTGGTATACATGTTCCTATGGCGATGATGTGGAAAAATGGAGGGTTGAATAAAGGAAATAAATATGAAGGAGACTTCAATTTCTTAGATATCTATCCAACATTAACATCAATGGTTGGTGCAAAAAGAGATGAAACAATTGCAATAGATGGTAGAGATTTATCAAAATCGATTCTTTCAAATACAGAGAATGCAGCTACTGTTCAACAATGGGTTTGGACTGGTGAAGGTGCAGTAAAAGAGGGAAATTGGAAATTGATCTATAATCCACAGGAGATTCAACTTTACGATCTTAGTAAAGATTTAAAAGAAGAAAATAACTTAGCAAGTCAATATCCTGAAAAGGTAGAAGCAATGAAAAAATTGCATATCGACTTCCTAAGAGCAAATACCATTAACCCTTCTTATTTACCGACTGATCATTTACCAAGTGCAACGGCCGAGGCAAAGCCTGATGGTGAAGTCTTAGAATTTTTTATCGAACAAACTGCTGCCGTTAAAAGTGGAAAAGATATTATGAGGTTTGCTTTTGCAGAAGGATACGATAAAATGAAATATACTATCGAACCTGGCGATGTTGTGGAATACGATATCATGGTGGCTGAAGATGGTATGAATGAAGGCTTCTTTTATTCTCCAACTAGTACATGGAAAGTATTGTTTGCTAAGTCTGGTTATGACCAATACGGAAGATATCAGAAAAAAGGTCCTGGAGTGAAAGCAGGTAAAGGCAAATGGGAACATAGAGTGATTGGTATTGGAGAAGCAACTCCACAAAAACTCTCTTACAATATGATGTCATTCCAATCTAGAAAGCCAGGAACGTATCACTTCTATATTGATAATCTGATTGCTCGAAAGGCCGATGGTACCGTAATTACCTTATGGTCTAGTGGAAAAGATACCATCAAAAGATATAAAGAGAAGCCGTTTATGAAGAACCGTAAAGAGAATATCTTTAAAACGGTACAGGTACAATCTGTTGAATTAGGCTCTATTCAATAA
- a CDS encoding fibronectin type III domain-containing protein — MKKLNTLIFIFFAITSSLWAKDIYVSSAGDDDLNDGVTPETSFKTFNKAYSLAESGDIIYINGTVDFTASLAIAKSITVQGINNGTLDAGGVTKFFNVSLSEEDEMPYFKLIDLTLRNGNGEYNTEGSYNIGGAVTFAGSASPVIEVINCTFDQNTTANNGGAVAVDGGMVSFDGCTFTNNSTTGPAEDSNMGGAMALSQDAQVVIKNSRFVSNTSSYDGGAIFFNSNNGEIKLTISQSYFASNTAVNNGGAIGVIANKKNPSSVKIINSTLYNNSADNNGGAVSIASTGTGSLELINATVYGNITTNSFGQAGGLRVNNVNYITNLYNTILFENVYSSGETIVESDLQVTSPVNVYTSIIGAADKSEVETEGLFTIDELSLVGKNNSGNNIIDKAELTLTLDAEKEVMTFSGDAVAVGLGKGEYLQDEPNDFVFDQLGNIRPNTNGMIDAGAYQMDAQEVTDPVSPIITASNVTGTTADLSWTAANAFVSKYEIYVDEELIDETTSLTYQLTSLDEYTSYDVKVIAYDVFGKSSQGTSNIMTLDETLPSFTPALTSSAITETGFTVTWSAATDDESGLKGYILSIDDEEMEIGAEVTSYDFSELTTNTEYAIAIKAVDNADNATDFSSIDVTTTDETAPTAPTSLSASEVQSYSAVIKWTASTDNDVVDHYILKVGDAEFNTMTAVTEYTLEELTHSTDYTVTIVAVDAVGNVSEESEELSFQTIIPIPTVPEDLTIVADKTTAEISWSASTHIMDVTYVVDIDGEEVETSETSLSLTELTENTEYTVKVKAVDTNDVSSEFSESVSFTTLYSAPTTPADVAVSNVSYTTASVSWTASTHILDVTYTVTVGEMEYTTAETSLDLTGLAQGTEYDVTVQAVDENDIVSETSASVAFTTMIDYPSTPANITVSEVNETSVTITWDAITHSSDFDYVLTFGETEMTVEGTSYTVTDLDENTSYDFTLHVEDEYNFKSEVSEVQSVLTTYFAPVSPSEIKVTEITVNSATISWTAPLHAFEISYVITMGEQEYETSATSFTFEELTEATDYSFTIKTVNEKEEASENSDAVTFSTLSAEPLSLVDDLSALVKAFPNPSVSKMTIQLPSHLQGTYYVSDLNGRKVEVGNLDTNQFNLSLPSGMYILNIITNEKAIVKKISFQ; from the coding sequence ATGAAAAAACTCAATACACTAATTTTTATTTTCTTTGCCATAACAAGTTCATTATGGGCAAAAGACATTTATGTTAGTAGTGCAGGCGATGATGATTTAAATGACGGAGTAACTCCAGAAACATCATTCAAGACATTTAACAAAGCCTATTCACTGGCTGAATCTGGTGATATTATTTACATCAACGGAACAGTTGATTTTACAGCATCTTTAGCCATTGCTAAAAGTATCACTGTACAAGGCATAAACAATGGTACTTTAGATGCAGGCGGTGTAACTAAATTTTTCAATGTAAGTTTATCTGAAGAGGATGAAATGCCTTACTTCAAACTTATTGATCTTACATTAAGAAATGGTAATGGGGAGTACAATACAGAAGGATCGTATAACATTGGTGGAGCCGTAACTTTCGCTGGTAGTGCAAGTCCAGTTATTGAAGTGATCAATTGTACTTTTGATCAAAATACAACAGCCAACAACGGTGGTGCAGTAGCAGTTGATGGTGGTATGGTATCTTTTGATGGTTGTACATTTACCAATAACTCTACGACGGGTCCTGCAGAAGACAGTAATATGGGTGGTGCAATGGCGTTAAGCCAGGATGCCCAGGTGGTGATCAAAAACTCAAGATTTGTAAGTAATACAAGTTCTTACGATGGTGGTGCTATCTTCTTTAACTCTAATAACGGTGAGATAAAACTTACGATCTCTCAATCTTATTTTGCTTCAAATACTGCGGTAAATAACGGTGGTGCGATTGGTGTAATTGCAAACAAAAAAAATCCATCATCTGTTAAGATTATAAATTCAACATTGTATAACAATAGCGCAGATAATAACGGTGGTGCTGTAAGTATTGCTTCTACAGGCACAGGTTCATTAGAGCTAATCAACGCAACTGTTTACGGAAACATTACAACAAATAGTTTCGGACAAGCAGGTGGTTTAAGAGTAAATAATGTTAACTACATTACGAACCTATACAATACGATTCTTTTTGAAAATGTATACTCATCAGGTGAAACAATAGTTGAATCAGATCTTCAGGTAACCTCTCCAGTAAATGTTTATACTTCAATTATTGGTGCTGCTGATAAGAGTGAAGTAGAAACAGAAGGGTTGTTTACCATCGATGAACTCTCTCTTGTAGGAAAAAATAATAGTGGAAATAATATTATTGACAAGGCTGAACTTACACTTACTTTAGATGCAGAAAAAGAAGTGATGACATTTTCTGGTGATGCAGTAGCTGTTGGTCTAGGTAAAGGAGAGTACTTACAAGATGAACCGAATGACTTCGTATTTGATCAGTTGGGAAATATTAGACCAAATACAAATGGTATGATCGATGCTGGTGCTTACCAAATGGATGCTCAAGAAGTAACAGATCCGGTATCGCCAATAATTACAGCCTCTAATGTAACAGGTACTACAGCTGATTTGTCATGGACAGCAGCAAATGCGTTCGTATCGAAATATGAAATTTATGTAGATGAGGAATTGATCGATGAAACAACATCACTTACTTATCAATTAACTTCATTAGATGAATATACTTCGTATGATGTTAAGGTAATTGCTTATGATGTATTTGGTAAATCAAGTCAAGGAACATCAAACATTATGACTTTAGATGAAACCTTACCTTCTTTTACTCCAGCGTTAACATCATCAGCTATTACTGAAACAGGTTTTACTGTAACTTGGTCAGCTGCTACAGACGATGAATCGGGGTTAAAAGGATATATTCTATCGATCGATGATGAAGAAATGGAAATTGGTGCAGAGGTCACTTCTTATGATTTCTCAGAATTAACAACCAATACAGAATATGCGATAGCAATTAAAGCGGTAGATAATGCTGATAATGCTACAGATTTCTCATCGATTGATGTGACAACTACAGACGAAACTGCCCCAACAGCACCGACAAGTTTATCAGCTTCAGAAGTTCAATCTTATTCTGCAGTAATCAAATGGACGGCTTCAACGGATAATGATGTAGTAGATCACTATATCCTAAAAGTAGGTGATGCTGAATTCAACACAATGACGGCAGTAACGGAATATACTTTAGAAGAATTAACGCATTCAACGGATTATACAGTAACTATCGTGGCTGTAGATGCAGTAGGTAACGTTTCGGAGGAAAGCGAAGAACTATCATTCCAAACGATTATTCCTATTCCAACAGTGCCAGAAGACCTTACAATAGTGGCTGATAAAACAACGGCAGAGATTTCTTGGAGTGCTTCAACACACATCATGGATGTAACTTACGTAGTCGATATCGATGGAGAAGAAGTGGAAACGTCAGAAACTTCTCTTTCACTAACTGAATTAACAGAAAATACAGAGTATACTGTAAAAGTAAAAGCAGTAGACACAAATGATGTAAGTTCTGAATTTAGCGAATCAGTATCTTTCACAACATTATATTCTGCACCAACTACTCCAGCAGACGTAGCTGTTTCGAATGTATCTTATACAACTGCTTCAGTATCTTGGACAGCTTCAACTCATATCCTAGATGTTACTTATACGGTGACAGTAGGTGAAATGGAGTATACTACAGCTGAGACTTCATTGGACTTGACAGGATTAGCTCAAGGAACAGAATATGATGTAACGGTACAAGCTGTTGATGAAAACGATATTGTTTCTGAGACAAGTGCATCAGTAGCTTTCACAACGATGATTGATTACCCTTCTACACCAGCGAATATTACTGTTTCTGAAGTAAATGAGACTTCAGTGACTATCACTTGGGATGCGATCACTCACTCTTCAGATTTCGATTATGTTCTGACATTTGGTGAGACAGAAATGACGGTAGAAGGAACATCATATACAGTAACTGATTTGGATGAAAATACATCTTATGACTTCACATTACATGTTGAAGATGAATATAACTTCAAGTCTGAGGTAAGCGAAGTACAAAGTGTGTTAACGACTTACTTTGCTCCGGTAAGTCCATCGGAAATTAAAGTAACAGAGATTACAGTAAACTCAGCAACAATTTCTTGGACTGCACCACTACATGCTTTTGAAATCTCTTATGTGATTACAATGGGAGAGCAAGAATACGAAACTTCAGCAACATCATTTACTTTTGAAGAACTAACTGAAGCAACAGATTATTCATTTACAATTAAAACAGTGAATGAAAAAGAGGAAGCATCAGAAAATAGCGATGCCGTAACATTCTCTACTTTATCTGCTGAACCTTTAAGCTTAGTAGATGATTTAAGTGCTCTTGTGAAGGCATTCCCGAACCCTTCTGTATCAAAAATGACTATTCAACTTCCTTCTCATTTACAAGGAACTTACTATGTGAGTGATCTTAATGGTCGTAAAGTTGAAGTAGGAAATTTAGATACTAACCAATTCAATTTATCATTACCTAGTGGTATGTACATCTTGAACATTATCACAAATGAAAAGGCTATTGTGAAGAAAATCAGCTTCCAATAG